GATTCGAACCCTTGGCCTCCAGAGCCACAATCTGGCGCGCTAACCAACTGCGCTATACCCACCATAACGTGCTTGAAGGGATTCGAACCCCCGACCCACGGCTTAGAAGGCCGTTGCTCTATCCAGCTGAGCTACAAACACGTAAGCGGGTGATGGGAATCGAACCCACGTATCTAGCTTGGAAGGCTAGTGTTCTACCATTGAACTACACCCGCATATCGGCTGCTATCTTGTTGTCATAGTCGATACAACAGTCGGGGTGACAGGATTCGAACCTGCGGCCTCCTGGTCCCAAACCAGGCGCTCTAGCCAAGCTGAGCCACACCCCGATATTGCTTTTGTAATTGTTGTATTTATGCGTTTTTTGCCTGACGCAAGGTATATTATATTATATGCCCCAGCAAATGTCAACACTTTTTTCATACTATTTTTTCGCTTATTTTCCAGCAGTTTTCTACTCTATCCGAGGTATCTCGTCGTACAGTGGAATTCCCCGTTCTCATTCAGCTCCATGATCATAAAGCTGGGCTTTCTGCCCGCCTGTCTCGGATAAGCCAGACTGCCTGGATTCAAAACTGCAATGTTGTCCGATATCTCACAACACGGCTTATGTGTATGGCCAAACACCACAATGTCCGCTTTGCGGCTTTCCCCTTCTTCCTTGATCATTTCAGTTCCCATCGATACCCCATAATAATGTCCGTGCGTAAGAAATATCTGCTTCCCTCCCAGTTCAAACTCCATTTCGCGATCCAGTACACTGAAGTAGTCATTGTTACCCGCTACAATATACGAAGGACATTCTGCCAGCTCCGCAATATAATCCTCTTCTCCCTCTACATCGCCGCAGTGAATCAGAGCATCAATCGGCCAGATTCTCTCCAGCACCCCCGACAGATTCTCTGCATGTCCATGCGTATC
The Ruminococcus gauvreauii genome window above contains:
- a CDS encoding metallophosphoesterase family protein, giving the protein MRVLIISDTHGHAENLSGVLERIWPIDALIHCGDVEGEEDYIAELAECPSYIVAGNNDYFSVLDREMEFELGGKQIFLTHGHYYGVSMGTEMIKEEGESRKADIVVFGHTHKPCCEISDNIAVLNPGSLAYPRQAGRKPSFMIMELNENGEFHCTTRYLG